Sequence from the Saccopteryx bilineata isolate mSacBil1 chromosome 6, mSacBil1_pri_phased_curated, whole genome shotgun sequence genome:
ACTTTATACATAAAACTGGTCAGAAACTTTGGTTTTTGAtttagggttttatttttgtataatcaTCAAAACTTAACCATGAGAACTGGCACACTGAGTGAGATTGAGTTAGGGGCACATTCATCTGATCTATACTTATTACAATGGTATACTTGCTCATAAATGCAAAtggtgaccctggctggttggcgcagtggtagagcattgacccagcatgtggacctttggttcaattctgggtcagagcatacaggagacgcgcccatcttcttctccacaccttcccctctcacttctctctttcttcttcccttgtgcttgattggaatgagttgtccacagacactgaggatggctccttggcctctgcctgaggcactaataaatgactccagttgcaatggagcagaggccctgtatgtgcagagcatcaccccctcttggtcttgctgggtggattctggtcagggtacatgcagcagtctatctctacctcccatcctctcactaaattctttttaaaacggTAGGATTTGCTGATGTCTGcatactttactttttttccctggTGTCTCCTTGGGACTTCATTTCATGCCTCAAATTTCTAAATTTAGCTTCTTTATGAAAGTCTTTATGTCCAATAAAAGCCTTTCTAAGATGTATTCCGCCACTCCTTGTGTACTCTGGATGGGTTTCTTCATATTGTTCatacattcttttgcatgtacatTTCTTGAAATTGCATAATTCTGATTTGTGTGCCTTGCCCCCTTTTCTACCTGAATTGTTTTCAGTATTGTGTATCTTCTAAATTCCATAATGTTAATTCAACAGAAATTGAAATGAGTAAAAGATGGATTTTTGTTGTCATTGACAGTGATGCCAGCTTGCCAGATGGatgtaaaaatttaaagactCTGAGAATCATCTTATTGAGTTCAGAACCTCCAAAACACCTGATATTACTTTTAGCAAGTCACTCATTTAAACAGGTAAAATGGATTCTTTTGTGATATTGGGTGTTTTCATGCTCAGGACAAAAtgtctttttctcatttgttgttttcaacaaaaatattccttaatttagaTGTtgcaaattttttaactttttcaatttatgtatatgtgtatatatatatgtatatgtaaatgtaaatgtatatttaattatatttctattttttatagactccatttattcatttgaaaactttgcacctgcttttcttgctttataTGCTGTATTTTTCTAACCTAGTTTAGTTAGGGGTCTCTAGGACCACCCTCAGTCTCAATgattgtctaagactcactggaTTCAGAAAACTGTTATACTCATGGTTGTGTTTTATTAATGTGAATGGACATATATTAAAATTAGCAAAGAGAAATAGTGCATGTTATGAAATCCAGGAGGAAGCAGGCACAAGCTTCCAAGTATCTCCTTTCAGTAGAGTCACATGAAGATGCTTAATTCTATTAGTAATAATATGGGACAGTTTATAGGAGTATTGCCAACCAGGAAAACTTGCCAGAGCCTTCGCACCTATGGTCTTTTATTCGGGGGTGTTAAGTCCCATTGGGGTTCAGCCTCCACATTACTGACACCATCTCCTTGAAGTCAAACCACCCAGAGGTCAAACTGAATACAACATGGCCCAAGGCCTCAGGCATATAGAAACATTCTTACAAGGTGTAATATTACACATAGTACACTTGAGCTTAggcaaaaggccaagaagtgatCAGGTATAAAATTCCAAGAGTTCAGAAGTCATCTCCCAAAACATTGTCAAGGGCTGGTATTGACAACTTTCCTTAAGAATGTGAAGGGTTTGAGGAACATAGGCAAACTGAATAAATGGTTGCACATTAGTAATTGCATGTTAATTCTTCAAGACTGTATTTAAGTATCACCTCTTCAGTGAAAACTTACCTGCTTTACTGTAAGAGGTTAATTGCTCACATATTTTTGCTTCGGCAATTACTTATACTTATTTCCAAGTTTAACAAAGAGATTACATTCAAGAGGACTCCCTCCACCTCTGACTTCTTCCTGGCAAGCCCCCTGGGTGTGAGGGTCCAGGCCTGTGCTTCTCATCAAGGGCTGAGCAACTCCCATCACCTGTGGATCTTGTGAAAACGCAGATTCTGACTCAGCAGGTCTGAGGTGTGCAGCGAGTTGGCATTTCTGGCAAGCTCCCACCCCTCCATCCACTGGGGTCACTTTTTCTGCAAAAGGCCtggtaataataaatatttatgggccATTCAGTCTCTCTTAAGATTACTCAACGCTGAACTCTGCCGTTATAGACAATGTGTAAACAAATGACTGTGTCTGTGTTCAATAAAACTTGATTTACAAAAGTAGATGGCAGACCAGATTTGACTCTCAGGCTATAATGGCCAACCCATAGTCGTATACCCGTTTGCTGCCTAATACTCACTCTGAATGTATTTCTGCCTCATTTCTgtgacatttttatttgtctattcttctttttccaagtcagAGGAccaaaatccacccagcaacccctgtctggggccatgctggcaaccgagctaattttagcacctgaggcagaggctccatgaagccatcttcagcaccaggAGCCATGTGCTCAaatcagtcgagccatggctgcagtagaggaagagagagagagagtgaaggggaggaaaagggtagagaagcatatggttgcctctcctgtgtgccctgacaggaatagaacccaggacattcacatgccaggcagacgctctaccactgagccaaccggccagtgccttctgtgacatttttttaattgcttgattttagaaagagaggaaatgggGGGCAGTATTCATTTATCCTTCACttattacatttattggttgattcccacatgtgccctgaccaggaatcaaacccacaaccttggtatctCTGGACTGTGCTCtgactaagccaactggccagggcctcatttcttGTTACACAAGCTCATGTGAAAATCTCTCTCTAAGGGCTAGACCGGTGGGGAGCACTGGGGAGAGATTCTGGGCCCTCTACACTCAAATCCCCGCCCACCAGTGTGGCCATGCCCAGGCCTGGTCAGCACAGCCTCCAAGGGAGGCCGGATTGTGCAGCTAGTGATGGTAGGGCCCAGAGCCTGTGGGCTTCAAGACCAGTTCTCCCCCTGCTGGTCTGTTAGGTGATGATACCCACCACACTGAGCCGTCAGCATCACAGTGAGGATGCAAAGCTGCTTGCTATGCTGGACTCGGAAAAATGAGAATCACTCCCTTCTTGATTCTGCGGAGCATAGCCTGCTTCCTTGCACCTCCGAAATGCTACGTCTCTGTGCATACATACATCTATGTGTCAAGAACATGAGAAAAGGGTAAAAGGCAAATTGATCATATCATTTACAACGAAAGGGAAGGATaataataagtgtgtgtgtgtgtgtgtgtgtgtgcgcgcgcgctcgtgcacgcacacacagagAGGACCAATACTAATTACTGctaggaggaagggaagagcagagagagagagagaaagggagaaaggaaaggaaaaaagagggaagggagggaggagggaaggagggtaaAATTTTATTCCATGCTTCACATAGTTCTGTGAGTACCACAGGTCAAGGTCATAGATACTTAGAGACCATCTCAGTAGGCAAAACGATTCAAAGTACATGAGAGTTATTTTCACTTTATATTGAATGTCACAAAAAGCAGTTTTGTCACTTGAGACAAAGAGCAGAACATAATTCAATCCTGTCCTGTCATGAGTGCACACGTATGAACACAGAGGAAGGCCTTGCACAGCACACCGTGCGTTGAAACAAAGACCACATtcgtctttttcttttgttttaaagtatttgttGTGATTATTTTTAACTGGTGTTCGCTGAACTAGGGCATGGGGGTGAGAGCAGCGTGGAGAGGAGCAGGGGCTGGACGGTGGCCAAAGGAGAAAGCAAGTGTGAGGCATGGGGCAGCGAGGGGCCCCGGGAGTGGACACCTCCAGCCCCACAGGCCCAGGGCTACTCTGGAGGAACATGCGGGGGTCTCTGGCCACTCACAGGACCATGACAGCTGTGCTCTTCTccacggaggaggagggagacccTCAATTCTCCGCCAGCAGCATCTTCCCTGACCTTTCCTCATCCTGAAACAGACAGGGGTAAGAATCAATTCTTGGGGAAGAAAGGATAGGGCAGAGGACTTGAAatcagggaaagagaggaaggaaagggtgaTGGAGGAAGGGGTGCTGGACAAAGAGCTCAGGCACAAAGGAAGGGAaagtgggaaagggagaggaagggagggagggacagagggcagAAGTGAACCCAGGTCGCGGTGATGAGTCACATTCCCCAGACAGCCAAAGGCGGGGACCTGCCCTGGGCAGAAGTGGAAGGTCGCGGGGCCTGTGAGCTCTGCAAAGCCATGTTCCCGGCCCCATGTGGCCCGCTGGCCCCGGGGCCTCCCCGACAGCTCACCACAGGCTGGGAGTTCTGGCCCCTCCAGCTTCGGAGACACAGGCCCAGGGACACCAAGGACGCAGTGGCCTTTAGGGAATAGACAGCCAGGAGCAGAATCCGGGTCCCTAGGAACAAGTCCtggagataaaggaagaaaaaaagatgagagtcAGGAGTCCACTGCTCTGATGCTGTTCTGACTGCCACCCTATCATTCCCCACCTCTGGAATCAGACTCCACCCGAGTAACAAGTCCCCACCAAAGCAGATGCCACCCTCATTAGCTTCTCTGTAATGGGGccttaccacccaccatgaagaGGTGAACAGGTGggctctgtttctccacccctagAACCTGGAAGGGACTATGATTGCACTGACCAATAAAATACCATGGACATGACACTATGCCAAGTGCATGGTGGCCCTTAACTGGCCTGGCGGCTTCCATTCCTACCTTTTGGGGTGCTCACTGTGGGATGCCCTGAGTTGGAACCTAGTTGCGGTGCTATGAGAAACCCGGGCCCCAAGGAGAAGCCATTGTAGGCTCTCTGCTGGACAGGCCTAGCCAAGTGCCTAGCCAAGAGCCATCAACTGCCAGCCATGGGAATGCATCACCTCAGATTTCCAACCCAGTCCAGCCATCGGCTGACGTCTGACTGCAATGTCATGGGGGTATCCCCGGGGAGGACGGCCCATCCGAGCCCAGTCAACCAACCCACAGACGGTGAGAAGTAATAGCAACCTATAGGTTTAAGCCACTATATGTTGAAGAGAGGCTTGTTGTATAGCAACAGGTAACTGGAACACCCACCCACCAGAAGAGACAGATGGGTGGCCCATGACCTCCCCTCCTCAATGTCTCCTCTGTGCCCCCCTCATCTTCTCTGATTCCAGGAATCTTCATGCCATGAGGGTCTGAGAAGTCTTCAGCTCAAGTGAAGACATCCTGAACTGAAGACCTAAGATAAGGTCCAAGCTCAAAGAGCTTCCATCTCTGCCCTCCGGTGCACAATTTCTTAGGAACAAATGGTTGTGACAGGCTTGGGTGCTCTCACCCTCAATGTTTGCATGAAGGCTCGACACCGCTCCTCCTGATCCTCTGGGTCATAGTAACTGTTTCTATAGTAACCGTTTTGCTTTCCAAACTGGTACTCAGAGATCTCAGTTGGTGGGACTGGGCAGTTGCACACAGTCGTCGATGCCATTGTTTTCCCAGGTTATGCTATTCACACAGAAGACAACAGCAACTATGGCTGTGGCAGTGCCCGCCAGGGTGAGCAGCCCTGACACCCAGCCCTAGAAGAGAGAGGTTCAGGATGCAGGCTTGCTGTTGATCTGTTGATGGTCGAGCTGTGGGGTCCCAGCCTCcaacctgtctcctcctccccagcttcCCGGTCCGAGAAACCCTCCCCACTCTCATAGGAAAGATCTCAGGATATTGGAACCCAAAGGGAGAAGACAGAAAATGGAGCAGAAAACCAGAAGACCTGAAAGAGGGCAGAGGACCAGGCCGGGATAGCGGGCGTCCAACTCACTGAAAGTGTGCTCTGACGCTTCTCGTGCACAAGGACCCCAGCTCCTGCTGCAATAGCCTGGGAAGAGAAGACACCAGGAAAGGCCTCCCAGTGACTCTCTTGAAATGATCTCCGACATCACCCTCCCCTCAAGTGACCTCCAACAGTTCCTCACAATAGTCAGTTCAAAGCATGCTGAAGAGGACAGGCAAAGAAACCTAGCATGTGGACATGACTGCATACATTGTCCTGCCCTTCCCAACCTTGCCTTAAAGAGGAAAACGGACAGTGAGCAGGTTTGGTTTTTGCCTACTGCCCAGAGCATCCTCTTGGCTAAGGGCATTCAGACCCCGGTGGTTGGACTCTTCCCAAAATCTCTGACCCAGACCAAAAGGAACTTCCTCCTGGCTCCTAACACTGCCTCCCAAATGAGCTCACAACCTCTTCCTTACCACAGACCCTGCCCAGAAGGCACAGCCTGAACCACGCAGATAGGTCTATGGCCCAAAGTATAGAAGCACCCCCAGGGCAGAGCTTACAGTCCCTAGCAACAGCTGGGTCACCTGCCAGACAGGATGGAAGGTCAGACCCCTCCCCACGAGCCCGCACCCTCAGGTACAGCCACCCAGCTCCTATCTGagtgcctctcctctccttttcctctatcTTGACCTCTCTGCAGCTGTGATTCTGGAAGGTTCTCTTCCCTTAACATCCATGAAACAGCATGTCCTGATTTCTCCCATCCCTCTGACATGCCaggcttttttttccttcattactTTTCCCTAAACACCCCACTGTGTCATTCCACCTGATGGTTCTCTCTTGGGAATTCCATCATCCTGTCCTGGATGGGCCACAAAGACCCCTttcaagaaagggagggagattgGCGCAGAGACAAccaggtgaaaaagaaaaaaagaaaaagaaagaaaaaaaagaaagggaggagtgtCATTGGCCCACAGCTTACAGGAGTCAGCTTCTTCAGGTCCCCTCGTTCTCTGCTAAAGGCACAGCCTCTGGGCATTGCCACCCAGTCAATGGTTAAGCAAGGTGGTCCAGGGCCATTTCTACCCAACAGGGGACTCCTGCCAGGGACAGTCTTGGCTCCCTGGCGCCCCACTGGAAGGCCTGATGTCGCCCCTGCCCAATCCTTGCTCCCTTCCTTTTTGTTTCATAGGCAGTTAGACCCCCTAGGCCTTTTGTACACCTAACTCCGACTCATGTCTGCTTCCTGGGGTAGCCAACCTTCAGAGCATCTCAGATATCACCTCCTGCATGCCCTGTCAGCATCTCAGAATTCTCACCTCCAAATCCCCACATCCCACCCGCACTCTCAATGCCCGCCTCTCCTAGCTGCGGGGGCTCCAGCCCCCTGGTCTTGCACACTCCGAGCCTCAGCCTGTTCTTAAACTCCTCTCCTCCCTTGTGCTCCAAGCCTGCTCACACCCAAGGCATGGGGGCCTTGTCCACAAAGGATTCGGACCCCTTTCTTGTCATTTCTGCCGCCACCACGCAGCAGGTGGAGACCCCCCCATACTTCTCACCCGGACAGCTGCCAGCTGGGAGGCAGCCTTAAACTGCAGGGTCCTGCTCAGATCCTGAACCCTCAGGACAGATTGCTCACCTTGTCGCTAGGGCTCTCAGCCCTGTGGCCCTGGTCTGTGTTCTCTGTGGACCCCACTGTGAGCCCCATTCTCTTTACTCTGCAGGGACATGAACTTGCCCTGTGCGCTCGGGCTCCTTGGTTCCTGccattcctttccttcctctgtcttcccaaacCCTCTCCTCCACCCAAGGTCTAGATTGGGCACCAGCTCCTGCCTTCCAAGGGCGTCACCTGACCTGTCTCTATTTCTAAAGGCATTTCCATAGTTGCCTGGTCCCTTCTGATGGATGCTGAGCACTATGCAAGGATTCTCTCTCGAGTTTCCCCAGAG
This genomic interval carries:
- the TMEM176B gene encoding LOW QUALITY PROTEIN: transmembrane protein 176B (The sequence of the model RefSeq protein was modified relative to this genomic sequence to represent the inferred CDS: deleted 1 base in 1 codon), which produces MTSSRQEPLEGPLGPSCFLGSSVAKSQSLHLLLCCYSSSHWLVGPELQPSLSQPCSQGADSQGTAAGSMTQNVVTVNGVEVASTLSQPTHINIHIHQELALMQLLKAGSSLKQFLAGPWEMGPPKARLSYGQLAGGAIAAGAGVLVHEKRQSTLSGWVSGLLTLAGTATAIVAVVFCVNSITWENNGIDDCVQLPSPPTEISEYQFGKQNGYYRNSYYDPEDQEERCRAFMQTLRDLFLGTRILLLAVYSLKATASLVSLGLCLRSWRGQNSQPVDEERSGKMLLAEN